In a genomic window of Nocardia fluminea:
- a CDS encoding methyltransferase — translation MSTIAWTEDHSLHTARWHSENGAPAPHTVTTADDRLSADHAYRRIRAGEALLWQGDYNNGRQLLQALGRRADRKPAKKPATGDLGALYEHERIRRRTRAGILGSLLIRLGKGYELDLRRAPDVAAACEAAYGPADAERVVTFTELLGVVSAYRWQQQGVEVPALGARVYPGYGVFSPTRSEYVDLVADAPLDPEIRTAFDLGTGTGVLAALLATRGVPEIVATDINPRALRCAKDNAERLGFGRTIAVTGPALYPPGRADLVVCNPPWLPGVPTSDLERGVYDQDQSMLTEFARDLRSHLTPQGEGWLVLSDLAEILGLRPADHIPRLLDDSGLYVLGKLTTRPRHPRATDRDDPLAAARTAETTTLWRLRAR, via the coding sequence GTGTCCACCATCGCCTGGACCGAAGACCACAGCCTGCACACTGCCCGCTGGCATTCGGAGAACGGCGCGCCCGCGCCGCACACCGTCACCACCGCCGACGACCGGCTCTCGGCCGATCACGCCTACCGCCGTATCAGGGCGGGTGAGGCGCTGCTGTGGCAGGGCGATTACAACAATGGTCGCCAACTGTTACAAGCACTGGGCCGGCGCGCCGATCGCAAACCGGCGAAGAAGCCCGCTACCGGCGATCTCGGCGCGCTCTACGAGCACGAGCGGATCCGACGGCGTACGCGAGCGGGCATTCTCGGCAGTCTCCTGATCCGGCTGGGTAAGGGCTACGAGCTCGATCTGCGCCGGGCACCCGATGTGGCGGCGGCGTGCGAAGCGGCTTACGGTCCGGCGGACGCCGAACGCGTGGTCACCTTCACCGAACTACTCGGTGTGGTGAGCGCCTATCGCTGGCAGCAGCAGGGTGTCGAAGTGCCCGCGCTCGGAGCGCGGGTATACCCCGGCTACGGCGTGTTCTCGCCCACCCGAAGCGAATACGTCGACCTCGTCGCCGACGCGCCACTCGATCCCGAGATCCGCACCGCGTTCGATCTCGGTACCGGCACCGGCGTGCTGGCCGCGCTGCTCGCCACCCGCGGCGTCCCCGAGATCGTCGCCACCGATATCAACCCGAGAGCGTTGCGGTGCGCCAAGGACAACGCCGAACGGCTAGGTTTCGGCCGCACGATCGCCGTGACCGGGCCCGCCCTGTACCCGCCGGGCCGCGCCGATCTAGTGGTGTGCAATCCGCCCTGGCTGCCCGGGGTGCCGACCTCGGACCTGGAACGTGGTGTCTACGACCAGGATCAGTCGATGCTCACCGAGTTCGCCCGCGACCTGCGCTCGCACCTCACCCCCCAAGGTGAGGGCTGGCTGGTGCTGTCCGACCTCGCCGAAATACTCGGCCTGCGCCCCGCCGACCACATTCCGCGCCTGCTCGACGACTCGGGTCTCTACGTGCTCGGAAAGCTCACCACCCGTCCACGCCACCCCCGCGCGACCGATCGCGACGACCCCCTCGCCGCGGCTCGCACCGCCGAGACGACCACCCTGTGGCGATTGCGGGCCCGCTAG